A DNA window from Aureibacter tunicatorum contains the following coding sequences:
- a CDS encoding LamG-like jellyroll fold domain-containing protein, giving the protein MKDNYRPKHWPTSKMHSHQAFQKGLKALIFMIMALASSRSYATGGMSWQSEPNEPQLADMEAKMFNWSDNQAFLNPPQAIAVYYSNNQYKITLSLKNDGIESLDNFIPRFIIDDEQESFLYNHRNKTVCISLGAKTSCAKIGRFTSSSTGAKRLAIVFDDKKIFDELKSKGAYLGVALQSYPDGYFENEDGTITDENDDAVLFRTGIATIPYRNGFYSESNKDISNADEPKISYSNQTMEYSWESPENLHYGTCDYTIKIGGTALDIDFWQSDSEEPFVTSPNTRGSFNYSGQSYNYSINPVVFNTDRIRYTLTVSNVGTNSSLFNNFYQTTIVAKGANIQPSRTDAENVNDYERGGGESIALDFELDYWHRPEDPKLTITQTNGKAKAVYTWQQSNEVFPRTLNYDFDRYQFSISGSNFSSTLPYANSTGKIRNTYKIDEELDFSFEGQNGYAGEYKLTIDNIEPTSGFFEYLANTNFFKAKGVEGGFSESAYFIDQGIFQPNEFEVDIQENGANYNVYLTWKSPKEHPYRDFFYVFGGGGNILREVDRDNAPKYATQIHDDSDKTRWEYEKNGTTYTFEFNKNDSEILSDGSKSYNLAIINTSPNDEFIKNLHNLILKSYIGRINSSFYPYVVNQSQKIDETKLIGSSSEGYEFDGKGLPDNILEFYLSKEGEDTEVKVDEISPDDFSSSSAGEIWTIKTKLKNRDGWLTKSTPILVANSDTEISANACDRIGIRFNSFTIPNGFNGTASYRINRRKENVESEYAYLGNTTQTTYEDTQVEAAYQYTYQNDIISSDLRANDTDKFDDEVFIIDKDATTLAGTMKIMPSMTSSSANYDQQNSKITTRIQLSGGDKTAIKDISVVRVNITSGSQTQTRSIYNRDLSNDPNIVTLTDTEFIYHDTEAGLNNCETYYYTFTMNDDCDNSPSHNTDQILISNNISNTFTASKNLITTYGYFEDYVDLEWQNENERLVQEFEIYRALFDSENDNDLNWTMIDRVSSGVHQYIDRTCQAGKLYKYRIDAIIPCNGQMNTVSSYKQVGFRTPRGVVSGHVEYSGGQEVRDAKIRVTHVSGDDRGSALKLSNGKMTIQNQEHITKVLNTLKGNFTFEIWLNFESTAGSIRYDIVHLEGENSRLLSGYGYDQNMKFATTYGNGIDAGIPSAKNKWHQYTITSNTSTGDLKLYKDGDLITTTNNSNWINAVNKQIAKANPVLNLLMKLSGSAEEIRLWDYAKTNEEIELDHSKVMSNEDNRLVLYYSLDEAIGDMAYDQSCSEDNIYNKIHSQITATSRTHIKNSFLPTPDQLGYNGYTDEYGNHIVYGIRYTGNGESFKVTPSKGIHEFAPSSKVVFIGDGSRAINSIDFEDISSFEISGTVTIDEDNDPDNSSLNIPVADAIVKVDGEIMFMQGEQVITDENGAFTLQVPIGAHTLTVEKEGHIFRNTIVTQDIYGQDVISYSIEDKGKFIHNFQENLYTLEFKDVSRIKMLGKVVGGQEENSKEIVFGEGVNNIGQANITFKPQNNNYASIAKTVETQSSNGEYYIELLPIDYIAIAPVASKNGIFTFSDADDRLLKLSDIPLSAPTNTSLTMHKNASIPTHYDTLENMEWLVSEDVINHSDQSVDSVRYTLEFHEQLNFKYTASPQITVQNMDLSSPLVGLETIILGEDTLNVNDLNLDYPLYSAYDSMTYTIRAFEQYQNLDNASPQIFNYPVLGEVIIQNQIGNGLTQTYALSQEEGKDYSEFIYGFHVSEPNTQGDFLKSMAIDLSTDSGIYPWDNGGSNIQRGYVLGTTQVNGNFVTAGPDKVKWILRDPPGSNSYAYIEQGASFTEYTDINITEGSQSAFEAGAKSEFEKSVVVVVPFTGVTLNLFEMKSENVSGTGFERQLNQSKSKTMSITTTTTETIQTSAEDDAVGGSADLFVGYAQNYKIGESISIELIKDGEEYKIESKKVLGVQPSDQTYFAYNQNHIKHYIVPQLMKVRNNYLENYPSNYVSKLNKEDDYYGLSNDSEAFGDNAVDFPDVEIGNDGYDGPSYTFSPTDNFSMDSVHIVNIQISEWVKALRQNESYKHLIKEQFDNGNTENLLRDFSVNGGAEISYEKEVSIENAYNKEFTDSYNSYFYSKSEGNISIVGLGTGYELENKFLKLKESSFEIGNSESQSIKWGFAFSDPDQGDRFNFKVSKPEFNRQIFDENRIVSAKDLYNKQGNDWEAIGLVTANLAKAAIVSKLSLVTGGVADYFATSFILEALHKNVKYDENELDEVFMGETFYDFQSPVFISQGGISSCPHEAEEKVVYSSEFEDNPSLGSPTLQRDVPRISVNGGLKHHKINNVPDDQEAVFLIELSNLSESGDARVFDLKVLEESNPDGAIVKIDGINPNRPFSVPAGTMLQKELSIKRGSSKLQYDSLMVVLHAQCQYWFGTADNPDISEIADTLYLSASFLPTCTQASISAPEQNWTFNLNDGDNMSVKADDYDINYYSLEKIILQYKAEGENDWLPITDPFYRKVKTEEGLDYYSENGILEADDEGEKSWIPQDANELSFDWEIDALSDGNYSIRAVSYCFTDGELSETYSDAVNGAIDRSPLQVIGKPEPSDEVYSIGDELSITFNENINQSLINTTGQLSIKGSLNRQEVNHDVSVSFDGIKQNLYVPFGPNLSDKSVTIEFWAQHDENGQKQVVLSQGKQTEASWESGFTSNGDFYFSINGERAMILSEDKDYVSSEWNHYAAIFDDESKKVQLFVNSELYRVANLLEEFKAEGPLLMGEKSYEAKNPFKGKLHELRIWTEVKTGADLAEQKFYTLSGSEQNLQGYWPMDILEDGIVTDKAKNRHAEMNAAWSLAHTGFAYDLASIDSLYMDGLAFSSTQDLTIEFWFKANQSSVNQTIFSNGKGTADDYNTESWNVSLNEEGKLVVSNRGIEMTSAKVYHDQVWHHFAMTKSELEGVQVYMDGEMVIAQQDDFGGFASAKIFLGSRYWQNGTLIETDQAFEGVIDEVRIWNVKRNLTQIRRYMRQALDGDEAGLLRNFTFESYRESMGLVSITKSQESIANGQTHGFTISPQADHFTAEVPVVNPTNKIIDIPFTYVANEREIVFDLAIDPSLVEGQILEIGVDKIEDLYGNTMNSAKTWTAYFDQNGLAWSNEKLELNIPFGEEISFENTVINKSGKIEQFQIENMPHWLYANIEAGNIDPQSQVSIRFEVTEGLPVGNYAQELILTGDQGYKEKFDLSVNVSKPAPEWKVAADSFEVSMQYIGRLKVAGIISRDENDMVAAFINGETRGVAQLEYVPSRDLYIAFMTVYGHTSETDAIEFKMWDASHGQIRSQLSPTNHAFESNSTRGSVPAPIEFEARDLYEQHYQLKEGWNWVSFGLSPDQPDINDFFASDLKSKMLQIKDVDNAIFSQYSALQSDLVGTLDTVNVYESYFIKMSAPASFSYQGEIVDPSENPLDIHQGWNTIGYLPRKDMMVSDALASLSPENGDIVKSRHAFSVYYDQYGWIGNLDYMRTGEGYMLYSANGNAQLIYPQTGMFEGVSTRKKESSRASSVWSIEPNDAEYSMTAIISTDEASLDEESILGAFIGDRCIGYAEAQKVNGLESTLFFVNMFANENDQISFRLIDANGEIAQASNQIAWQSNQHIGSTMSPLMLEFDEDKHIVTQVYPTIIEDEVNIIFQKEEFAKASVSISDLLGKPVKDFSIDASAQGRIHLIWNGKGSDNQALQTGIYFVKIDIGQNSKTFKLLKK; this is encoded by the coding sequence ATGAAAGACAATTACAGGCCTAAACACTGGCCTACGAGCAAGATGCATAGCCATCAAGCTTTTCAAAAAGGATTAAAGGCGCTTATTTTTATGATAATGGCCTTAGCCTCATCGCGAAGTTACGCGACCGGAGGCATGAGTTGGCAATCAGAACCCAACGAACCGCAATTAGCAGACATGGAAGCTAAAATGTTTAATTGGTCTGACAATCAAGCATTTCTAAATCCTCCGCAAGCCATCGCTGTTTACTATAGCAACAATCAGTATAAAATCACATTGAGTCTTAAAAATGATGGAATTGAGAGCTTGGACAACTTTATTCCACGTTTTATTATTGATGACGAACAAGAATCATTTCTTTATAATCACAGAAACAAAACAGTTTGTATCAGTTTAGGAGCTAAGACCTCTTGCGCGAAAATCGGCAGATTCACAAGTTCTTCAACTGGAGCTAAAAGGTTGGCCATTGTTTTTGACGACAAGAAGATTTTCGATGAGTTAAAATCCAAAGGTGCATACCTTGGGGTGGCATTGCAAAGTTACCCTGACGGATATTTTGAAAATGAAGACGGTACTATTACCGATGAAAACGACGATGCTGTATTATTTAGAACAGGTATTGCCACTATTCCCTATCGCAATGGCTTTTATTCGGAGTCAAATAAAGATATCAGTAACGCTGATGAACCGAAAATTTCCTATTCCAACCAAACGATGGAATACTCGTGGGAATCTCCTGAAAACCTGCACTACGGAACCTGCGACTATACGATTAAGATCGGAGGAACAGCCCTTGATATCGATTTTTGGCAATCTGACTCAGAAGAGCCTTTTGTAACATCACCTAATACCAGAGGCAGTTTTAATTATTCGGGACAGAGCTACAATTACAGCATCAATCCGGTTGTTTTTAATACGGATAGAATTCGCTACACATTAACTGTCTCTAATGTAGGTACCAACAGCAGCTTGTTCAATAATTTTTATCAGACAACAATCGTTGCTAAAGGAGCTAATATTCAGCCAAGTAGAACTGATGCGGAAAATGTTAACGACTACGAAAGAGGAGGAGGTGAATCCATTGCCTTGGATTTTGAGCTGGATTATTGGCACAGGCCTGAAGATCCCAAACTCACCATTACGCAGACCAACGGCAAGGCAAAAGCTGTTTACACTTGGCAGCAATCAAATGAAGTCTTCCCTAGAACATTGAACTATGACTTTGACAGGTACCAATTTTCAATTTCAGGAAGCAACTTTTCAAGCACTTTGCCTTATGCTAATTCAACAGGTAAGATTAGAAACACATATAAAATTGATGAGGAACTTGACTTTTCCTTTGAAGGGCAAAATGGCTATGCTGGAGAATATAAACTAACTATTGACAATATTGAACCAACATCTGGATTCTTCGAATACTTAGCAAACACCAACTTTTTTAAAGCCAAAGGAGTAGAAGGCGGATTTTCAGAAAGTGCATATTTTATTGATCAAGGAATTTTTCAACCCAATGAATTTGAAGTTGATATTCAAGAAAATGGTGCAAACTACAATGTATACCTCACATGGAAGTCACCTAAAGAACATCCTTACAGAGATTTCTTTTACGTCTTCGGTGGTGGTGGCAATATTTTAAGAGAAGTAGATCGAGATAATGCGCCTAAATACGCAACTCAAATCCATGATGATAGTGATAAGACAAGATGGGAATATGAAAAAAATGGCACGACTTACACTTTCGAATTCAACAAAAATGATTCGGAAATACTAAGCGATGGGTCAAAAAGCTATAACTTAGCCATCATCAACACTAGCCCTAATGATGAATTTATCAAAAATCTTCATAATCTAATTTTGAAATCATACATAGGCAGAATTAATTCAAGCTTTTACCCCTATGTTGTCAATCAATCACAAAAAATCGACGAGACCAAATTAATTGGTAGCTCTTCTGAAGGTTATGAATTCGATGGCAAAGGGCTTCCCGACAACATTCTCGAATTTTATTTAAGCAAAGAAGGAGAAGATACTGAAGTCAAAGTAGATGAAATCTCCCCCGATGATTTTTCTTCAAGCAGCGCAGGTGAGATCTGGACGATCAAAACTAAATTGAAAAATAGAGATGGCTGGCTAACCAAGTCCACTCCTATTTTGGTTGCCAATTCAGACACGGAAATCAGTGCTAACGCATGTGACAGAATTGGCATACGTTTCAATAGTTTTACTATTCCGAATGGTTTCAATGGAACGGCATCCTATCGAATCAACCGAAGAAAAGAAAATGTGGAAAGCGAATATGCTTACTTGGGGAATACTACTCAAACAACATATGAAGACACTCAAGTTGAAGCGGCTTATCAATATACATATCAAAACGATATCATCAGCTCTGACTTAAGAGCCAATGACACTGACAAATTTGACGACGAGGTTTTCATCATCGACAAAGACGCGACAACTTTAGCTGGCACAATGAAAATAATGCCTTCCATGACCAGCAGCTCTGCCAATTATGATCAGCAGAATTCAAAGATTACAACACGAATTCAATTAAGCGGAGGAGATAAAACGGCGATCAAGGATATTAGCGTCGTTAGAGTAAACATTACTTCTGGTTCGCAAACCCAGACAAGGTCTATTTACAATCGTGATCTTTCCAATGATCCCAATATTGTAACTCTTACGGACACTGAATTCATATATCATGATACTGAAGCAGGATTAAACAACTGTGAAACGTACTATTATACCTTCACAATGAATGATGATTGTGACAATAGCCCAAGTCATAATACTGACCAAATACTAATATCCAATAATATCAGCAATACATTCACTGCCTCGAAAAACCTAATCACAACATATGGATACTTTGAGGATTATGTTGATTTGGAATGGCAAAACGAAAATGAAAGGCTTGTACAAGAATTCGAAATCTATAGAGCCCTTTTTGATTCTGAAAATGACAATGATCTAAATTGGACTATGATAGACAGAGTCAGTAGCGGAGTCCATCAATATATTGACAGAACTTGTCAAGCAGGAAAGCTTTACAAATATCGTATTGACGCTATCATACCATGCAATGGTCAGATGAATACCGTAAGCTCTTACAAGCAAGTTGGGTTTAGAACGCCAAGAGGAGTTGTATCCGGACATGTAGAGTATTCAGGCGGACAAGAAGTTCGAGATGCCAAAATCAGAGTTACTCACGTAAGCGGTGATGATCGTGGTTCTGCTCTCAAGCTAAGCAATGGAAAAATGACTATCCAAAATCAGGAGCATATCACAAAAGTACTAAATACGCTAAAAGGAAATTTCACCTTTGAAATCTGGCTGAATTTTGAGAGCACAGCAGGTAGTATCAGATATGATATCGTTCATTTGGAAGGCGAGAACAGTCGCTTGTTGTCAGGATACGGATATGATCAAAATATGAAATTCGCCACAACTTATGGAAATGGTATTGACGCTGGCATTCCATCCGCAAAAAACAAATGGCATCAATATACGATCACTTCCAATACAAGCACTGGAGACCTCAAACTTTACAAAGATGGAGATCTGATTACCACTACCAACAACTCCAATTGGATCAACGCAGTGAACAAGCAAATAGCCAAAGCCAATCCAGTTTTAAATCTATTGATGAAATTATCTGGAAGCGCAGAGGAAATCAGACTTTGGGATTACGCCAAAACCAATGAGGAAATAGAATTGGATCACAGCAAAGTAATGAGTAATGAAGACAACAGACTTGTGCTTTATTACTCATTGGACGAGGCTATTGGGGACATGGCTTATGATCAATCTTGTTCTGAGGATAATATTTATAACAAAATTCATTCGCAGATAACAGCTACATCAAGAACGCATATCAAGAATTCATTCTTGCCAACACCTGATCAACTTGGATATAATGGGTATACTGACGAATATGGAAATCACATTGTCTATGGTATTCGATATACTGGCAATGGAGAATCATTCAAAGTAACTCCATCCAAAGGAATACATGAATTTGCCCCTTCCTCAAAAGTCGTATTCATAGGAGACGGAAGCAGAGCTATCAACAGCATTGACTTCGAAGACATTTCCTCGTTTGAAATCTCAGGAACAGTTACTATCGATGAAGACAATGACCCTGACAACTCATCCTTGAATATTCCAGTTGCTGATGCAATAGTGAAAGTGGATGGAGAGATTATGTTCATGCAAGGCGAGCAAGTGATCACTGATGAAAATGGAGCCTTTACGCTTCAGGTTCCAATAGGCGCGCATACATTAACGGTAGAAAAAGAAGGGCATATATTCCGTAACACTATTGTTACTCAAGATATCTATGGCCAAGATGTGATATCCTACAGCATTGAAGACAAAGGCAAGTTCATTCATAATTTTCAAGAAAACCTGTACACGCTTGAGTTCAAAGATGTGTCAAGAATCAAAATGCTTGGAAAGGTCGTTGGAGGACAAGAAGAAAACTCCAAGGAAATCGTATTTGGAGAAGGTGTCAATAACATCGGACAAGCAAATATTACCTTCAAGCCGCAAAACAACAACTACGCAAGTATTGCAAAAACGGTGGAAACTCAGTCATCCAATGGCGAGTATTACATTGAATTGTTGCCAATAGACTATATAGCCATAGCTCCAGTCGCTTCAAAAAATGGAATCTTCACATTCTCGGATGCTGATGACAGGCTTTTGAAGTTAAGCGATATTCCTTTATCAGCGCCTACAAACACTTCGCTGACAATGCATAAAAATGCCAGCATTCCAACGCACTACGATACGCTAGAAAATATGGAGTGGTTGGTTTCTGAAGATGTGATAAATCATAGCGACCAATCTGTGGACAGTGTTCGTTATACTTTGGAGTTTCATGAGCAACTGAACTTCAAATATACAGCATCTCCTCAGATAACGGTTCAAAATATGGATCTTAGCTCTCCGCTTGTCGGTCTTGAAACTATTATTTTAGGAGAAGACACATTGAATGTAAATGACTTGAATCTTGACTATCCGTTATACTCAGCTTATGATAGCATGACTTACACTATCCGAGCATTTGAACAATATCAAAACTTGGACAATGCTTCGCCGCAAATTTTCAATTATCCTGTCTTGGGAGAAGTGATCATTCAAAACCAGATCGGCAACGGATTGACTCAAACTTATGCATTAAGTCAAGAAGAAGGCAAAGACTACAGCGAGTTCATTTACGGTTTTCATGTAAGCGAACCGAATACTCAGGGCGATTTCCTTAAATCTATGGCTATTGATCTTTCGACAGATTCAGGCATTTATCCTTGGGATAATGGAGGCAGCAATATCCAACGAGGTTATGTATTAGGAACTACACAAGTTAATGGAAATTTTGTCACAGCGGGACCTGACAAAGTAAAGTGGATACTTAGAGATCCTCCGGGCTCAAACAGCTACGCGTATATTGAGCAAGGTGCTTCATTCACCGAGTACACGGACATCAATATCACCGAAGGCTCTCAAAGCGCATTCGAGGCGGGAGCTAAATCCGAATTTGAAAAATCTGTCGTGGTTGTAGTTCCATTCACAGGCGTGACACTCAACTTATTTGAGATGAAATCTGAAAATGTTTCTGGAACTGGATTTGAGCGACAACTCAACCAAAGCAAAAGCAAAACCATGTCGATCACAACGACGACAACAGAAACGATTCAAACCAGCGCCGAAGATGACGCAGTTGGAGGAAGCGCGGATTTGTTCGTTGGCTATGCTCAAAACTATAAAATCGGAGAATCTATTTCCATCGAACTTATAAAAGATGGAGAAGAGTATAAAATAGAGTCCAAGAAAGTGCTTGGAGTTCAACCTTCAGACCAAACCTATTTTGCTTATAATCAAAACCATATCAAGCATTATATAGTGCCTCAATTGATGAAAGTAAGAAACAACTATTTGGAAAACTACCCAAGCAATTATGTTTCTAAACTAAACAAAGAGGACGACTACTACGGCTTAAGCAATGACAGCGAAGCTTTTGGTGACAATGCTGTTGATTTTCCTGATGTAGAAATAGGCAATGATGGCTATGACGGACCAAGCTATACCTTCTCTCCTACCGATAATTTCAGCATGGATTCCGTTCACATCGTCAATATCCAAATCTCGGAATGGGTCAAAGCCTTGAGGCAAAATGAAAGCTATAAGCATTTGATCAAAGAGCAATTTGACAATGGCAACACAGAAAATCTGCTTAGAGACTTTTCTGTCAATGGCGGTGCGGAAATCAGCTATGAAAAAGAAGTCTCTATTGAAAATGCCTACAATAAAGAGTTTACAGATTCTTACAACAGCTACTTCTATTCCAAATCAGAAGGAAATATCAGCATTGTTGGACTAGGGACAGGATATGAACTAGAGAACAAATTCTTGAAACTTAAAGAATCTTCATTTGAGATCGGCAACAGCGAATCGCAGTCCATCAAATGGGGCTTTGCCTTCAGCGATCCTGATCAAGGAGACCGCTTTAATTTCAAAGTGTCAAAACCTGAGTTCAACAGGCAGATATTCGATGAAAATAGAATCGTCAGTGCCAAAGACTTGTACAACAAGCAAGGCAACGACTGGGAAGCGATAGGTTTGGTAACAGCCAATCTTGCCAAAGCAGCCATAGTTTCCAAGCTTAGCTTAGTGACTGGCGGTGTTGCTGACTACTTTGCGACGAGCTTCATATTAGAAGCATTGCACAAAAATGTCAAATACGACGAAAATGAACTGGATGAAGTTTTTATGGGCGAAACCTTCTATGATTTTCAATCACCAGTATTCATTTCACAAGGAGGAATCAGCTCTTGTCCTCATGAAGCGGAAGAAAAAGTAGTGTACAGCTCTGAGTTTGAAGATAACCCAAGTTTAGGCTCTCCAACTCTGCAAAGAGATGTGCCTCGAATCTCTGTGAACGGAGGATTGAAACATCATAAAATCAACAATGTGCCGGATGACCAAGAAGCTGTATTCTTAATTGAACTTTCAAATCTAAGCGAATCAGGAGATGCAAGAGTATTCGATCTCAAAGTATTGGAAGAAAGCAACCCTGACGGCGCTATTGTTAAAATCGATGGTATAAACCCAAACAGACCGTTCAGCGTGCCTGCCGGAACTATGTTACAGAAAGAGCTAAGCATCAAAAGAGGGAGCTCAAAACTGCAATATGACAGCCTTATGGTTGTGCTTCATGCTCAATGCCAATACTGGTTTGGAACAGCCGACAACCCGGACATTTCTGAAATAGCCGACACCTTATATCTATCCGCATCATTCCTTCCAACATGCACTCAGGCAAGCATTTCCGCTCCGGAGCAAAATTGGACTTTCAACCTGAATGACGGAGACAATATGAGCGTGAAAGCTGATGATTATGATATCAACTATTACAGTCTTGAGAAAATCATCTTGCAATACAAAGCCGAAGGCGAAAATGATTGGTTGCCAATCACAGATCCATTTTATCGAAAAGTCAAAACGGAAGAAGGTCTGGATTACTACTCGGAAAATGGAATATTGGAAGCTGATGACGAAGGAGAAAAATCTTGGATCCCTCAAGATGCCAATGAGTTGTCTTTCGACTGGGAGATTGATGCGCTATCTGACGGAAATTATTCCATACGAGCTGTCAGCTATTGCTTCACAGACGGCGAATTATCTGAAACTTATTCAGATGCCGTAAATGGAGCTATCGACAGATCGCCTCTTCAAGTAATTGGCAAGCCAGAGCCTTCGGATGAGGTATATTCCATCGGAGATGAGCTTAGCATTACTTTCAACGAAAACATCAACCAAAGTTTAATCAATACCACGGGACAATTATCTATCAAAGGTTCATTGAATCGTCAAGAAGTCAACCATGATGTAAGCGTTTCTTTTGACGGAATCAAACAAAATCTTTATGTGCCTTTCGGACCTAACCTTTCAGACAAATCTGTGACTATAGAGTTCTGGGCTCAGCATGATGAGAATGGTCAAAAGCAAGTCGTATTGTCTCAAGGAAAACAAACGGAAGCCAGTTGGGAAAGTGGATTCACTTCCAATGGCGACTTCTACTTCAGCATAAATGGAGAGAGAGCAATGATACTTTCCGAAGACAAAGACTATGTTTCCAGCGAATGGAATCATTATGCCGCAATCTTTGACGATGAGTCTAAAAAAGTGCAGCTATTTGTCAACAGCGAATTGTACAGAGTCGCTAACCTATTGGAAGAATTCAAAGCCGAAGGACCTTTGCTCATGGGTGAAAAATCATATGAAGCCAAAAATCCATTCAAAGGAAAGCTTCATGAACTGAGAATCTGGACAGAGGTAAAAACAGGAGCTGATTTGGCAGAGCAAAAATTCTACACGCTTTCAGGCAGCGAGCAAAATCTTCAAGGGTATTGGCCTATGGATATTCTGGAAGATGGAATTGTAACCGACAAAGCTAAAAACCGCCATGCGGAAATGAATGCGGCATGGAGCCTAGCGCATACTGGATTTGCATACGATCTAGCATCCATAGACTCGCTTTACATGGATGGTTTAGCATTCAGTTCCACACAAGACCTAACGATCGAATTCTGGTTCAAAGCTAATCAATCCTCAGTCAACCAAACTATTTTCTCAAATGGCAAAGGAACGGCAGATGATTACAATACAGAATCATGGAATGTTAGCTTGAATGAGGAAGGAAAACTGGTAGTAAGCAACAGAGGCATCGAAATGACCTCTGCAAAAGTCTACCATGATCAAGTATGGCACCACTTCGCCATGACCAAAAGCGAATTGGAAGGAGTGCAAGTTTACATGGATGGCGAAATGGTCATCGCCCAACAAGATGATTTCGGAGGTTTTGCCAGCGCTAAAATATTTTTGGGCAGCAGATATTGGCAAAATGGAACATTGATAGAGACTGATCAAGCATTTGAGGGTGTCATCGATGAAGTGCGTATTTGGAATGTAAAACGAAACCTTACGCAGATCAGACGCTATATGAGGCAGGCATTGGACGGTGATGAAGCTGGATTGCTTAGGAATTTCACTTTCGAATCGTACAGAGAGTCTATGGGCCTTGTAAGCATTACCAAATCTCAAGAAAGCATTGCCAATGGTCAAACTCATGGCTTTACCATTAGTCCTCAAGCCGATCACTTCACTGCCGAAGTACCAGTGGTGAATCCTACCAATAAAATCATCGACATTCCTTTCACTTATGTAGCCAACGAAAGAGAAATTGTCTTTGACCTGGCGATAGATCCTTCGCTTGTGGAAGGGCAGATATTGGAAATCGGCGTGGATAAAATCGAAGACCTTTATGGCAATACAATGAATAGCGCTAAAACTTGGACTGCTTACTTCGATCAAAATGGACTTGCATGGTCGAATGAGAAGCTAGAGCTTAATATTCCATTCGGAGAAGAAATAAGTTTTGAGAACACTGTGATTAACAAATCCGGAAAAATCGAACAGTTTCAAATTGAAAACATGCCTCATTGGCTATACGCAAACATAGAAGCTGGAAATATTGATCCGCAATCGCAAGTTTCTATTCGTTTCGAAGTAACCGAAGGCTTGCCTGTCGGAAATTATGCTCAAGAGTTGATTTTAACAGGAGACCAAGGTTACAAAGAAAAATTCGACTTAAGTGTGAATGTTTCCAAGCCTGCTCCAGAGTGGAAGGTTGCAGCCGACAGTTTTGAAGTATCCATGCAATATATCGGCAGGCTAAAAGTCGCCGGAATTATCTCAAGAGATGAAAATGACATGGTTGCCGCTTTCATAAACGGTGAAACGAGAGGTGTTGCTCAATTGGAATACGTGCCAAGCAGAGATCTTTATATCGCTTTCATGACCGTGTATGGTCACACTAGCGAAACTGATGCTATTGAATTCAAAATGTGGGATGCCAGCCATGGACAAATTCGCAGTCAACTTTCGCCTACCAACCATGCATTCGAATCCAACAGCACGAGAGGCTCAGTTCCTGCGCCGATAGAGTTTGAAGCGAGAGACCTTTACGAACAACATTATCAACTTAAAGAAGGCTGGAACTGGGTGTCTTTTGGACTAAGTCCTGATCAACCGGATATTAATGATTTCTTCGCTAGCGACCTAAAATCCAAAATGCTGCAAATCAAAGATGTCGACAATGCCATATTCTCCCAATATTCGGCACTGCAATCCGATTTGGTTGGAACCTTGGATACTGTGAATGTATATGAAAGTTATTTCATTAAAATGTCAGCTCCTGCTTCTTTCTCTTATCAAGGAGAAATTGTTGATCCTTCTGAAAATCCGTTGGACATACACCAAGGCTGGAATACAATCGGATACCTGCCTCGCAAGGATATGATGGTATCAGATGCCTTGGCAAGCCTTTCTCCTGAGAATGGTGATATTGTCAAAAGCAGACATGCATTCAGCGTATACTATGATCAATATGGCTGGATAGGGAATCTTGACTATATGCGAACAGGCGAAGGTTATATGCTTTATTCAGCCAATGGAAACGCTCAGTTAATTTATCCTCAAACGGGCATGTTCGAAGGAGTTTCCACAAGAAAAAAAGAAAGCTCAAGAGCTTCTTCTGTCTGGTCCATTGAGCCTAATGATGCTGAATATTCGATGACCGCTATCATTTCAACGGATGAAGCCAGTCTTGACGAAGAGTCTATATTAGGCGCTTTCATAGGCGATAGATGCATTGGGTACGCTGAAGCGCAGAAAGTCAATGGCTTGGAAAGCACCTTGTTCTTTGTCAATATGTTTGCTAATGAGAATGATCAGATTTCATTCAGACTTATTGATGCGAATGGAGAGATTGCCCAAGCATCCAATCAAATCGCTTGGCAATCAAACCAACACATCGGCTCAACAATGTCGCCATTGATGTTGGAATTTGATGAAGACAAGCATATTGTCACGCAAGTGTACCCTACAATCATTGAAGATGAAGTCAATATCATTTTCCAAAAAGAAGAATTCGCAAAAGCCTCTGTTTCAATCAGCGACTTGCTAGGAAAGCCTGTTAAAGACTTCTCCATAGACGCAAGCGCTCAAGGTAGAATTCATTTAATATGGAATGGAAAAGGAAGCGACAACCAAGCGCTTCAAACAGGTATTTATTTTGTCAAAATCGATATAGGCCAAAATTCCAAAACGTTCAAATTACTCAAAAAGTAA